The region AGGATTCCTCTCGCGATCAagtctaaattataaataagaaatctaccaaaggtagataactaatcaatattatttaaatggagtcagataatgCAAAGGTAGATTTATTGGCCCTAttttggagattcttggtcagctggaccagtagagagcggaaggcagagtggtactactgtctttgtattgtggtttatttattggctgatctagtttctccgcatagcggtcattaccatttaaccctactaatattctttcagcaacaccagaaggacaagcacgcagatACCTTCGTAAATTCCATCGTTGCGTTAGCGCGGGGCTTACAAAACACttactgaacactttattaggaacacatgtacatctatttattcatgcaattatctaatcagccaatcatgttgacacaatcacacagataAGGGTCacgagcttcagttaatgttcacatcaaccatcagaatgggggggaaaatCTAATCTAAGTGAGTTGGACCAAGGAATGATTGTTCTGTGttttgtgggcagaaatgccttgttaatgagagaggtcagaggagacgggccagactggtaaaagctgacaggaaggtcacagtaatgcaaataaccacacattacaacagtggtattgttgtcttaattgttgtctctgtgacttgctttgtgtatcggtatttttagttggctaggtaagcagtgtttggatagttagctttggtgacttttgctctgtttgtatgttcaaaaaaaaaaaaaaaaaatggcccttgtccttatctttgttgtacaggtagcagttgaaattgtacttacctctagggtctttcagcgaacttatccctggttatgggtatgcactttgttgtacgtcgctctggataagagcgtctgccaaatgccaataatgtaatgtaatgtaatgtaatggtatgcagaagagcatctctgacaacacaatgcgtcaaacctctacgtggataggctgcagcagcagcaagtattaagactaataaataaagactaaataaaaaaagtctaataaatacctaataaagtccttaCTGAGTGTAGAAACATTGTCAACAGTCAACAGTAGCCTCCTCTGTGTTCGGACACAGCACATGCCTATGAAATTAAATTCTCTTTTCTGCTTATTTATTGAAGGCAGTTTGATTTAAGAACATCTGTTGGGGGGAGGAGAACAACATTCAGCTCATGTGACCTGGAGCAGCAGGCAAAGTCACAGGAAGTCCCAGGCACACAGGCATTACATAGTGTTATATTAtattgattagacaaagcagagGCCTGtcagcaatgtgaggttaagggccttgctcaagggcccaacagctgtgcggatcttattgtggccacaatGGGATTCCCCACTGAGTTACCAAAATGGGAATGAGTTATTTTGAAGATACAATGGAGCTGTGTTTTTAGTTGCTACCAGCaaggttttgaatttgatgtgagccaatATGGTTACCCAGTGGAGTGCAATGGCCTGCTTTTTGTCTTCCAGTTGTTCCAGTATTGCACCCAGAAGGACTCCAAGAATACCCAGTATACCCAGTGGTGGCAGCCCCCGGAAGTAACATCAccctcagctgtttttttccacgCATTGAAACTGACCTACTCTTCAATCTAATAGTGGTCTGGGTGCATGGTGATGACACAGTGCACAGTTACTACAAAGCAACAGACAATCTGGAGGCGCAGAGTCCAGCGTACAAGGGGCGCAGTCAGCTGTCCCCAGACCAGCTGGCTGTAGGCAATGCCTCACTCAGGCTAACGGGGGTGCGAGCGAGCGACCACGGCATGTACACGTGCGATGTGGCCAATGAGCAGGGCAGGAGCAAGAAGCAGATTTTTCTCGCAGTAGCAGGTGAGTACCCCAGTCATTTTCCTGAAAACCACCTGTGGCACTGTTACGACCGGCCAGGGGGGTGGGTCTTGCTAATGCCTTGACTTATTTCCGGGTGTTTGTTCTCTGCTCAGCTGCATATGAGGAACCTGAGCTTGCCATCCAGACCACCTGCGACAGCATCATCCTCACCTTCCTCTCCACCCTGGGCTTCCCTCAGCCCACTGTGCTGTGGAGAAccaagacaggaagtgacatcaccaacCGGAGCAACACCACTATGGTCCTGAAAGAAGGGGGAAAACATTATGAGGTGGTGAGCGAGATGGTGCTGAAGCAGAGTGACCCATACAATTGGACTGTCACATTTGAGATGAGGCTGGAGCTCCTCAACCAGACCTTCTCCCGCTCTGTCAGCCTCCGCCCACTCCCAGGTAGGGGGCAGATACTGCACATACTGAGCAAAGGGTTACCCACACAAGGCACAATtttgcaaacaacaacaaaaaagcttTATAATGGCACTTGAATTTCATGCAACAGTTCTGTAGAATACCCCTGCTTACCAAGCACATGCTAACActtaagctgctttcacatggtCAGCATCAAAATGCTCGACGTGGTGCCAAGCCATCAAATTCCTATGGAGGGTGCGTTGAAGCCTGACTTGGTAGCACAGCTCAAAATAAAGCCAATTGAGCTGACTGAGTTAGTTCTGGGATAAACTCaatattattgttttcacaAGGCGAGTAGACGATGTAGCCTTTTATAACGGGCCGCGGCTTCTCGTGTTGTCAACACCTTACTTGGTGTTGAATATAAAGTTTGACGCTGATTGTCTAA is a window of Conger conger chromosome 1, fConCon1.1, whole genome shotgun sequence DNA encoding:
- the LOC133127514 gene encoding CD276 antigen-like isoform X2, with protein sequence MFVLHLLTIVPVLHPEGLQEYPVYPVVAAPGSNITLSCFFPRIETDLLFNLIVVWVHGDDTVHSYYKATDNLEAQSPAYKGRSQLSPDQLAVGNASLRLTGVRASDHGMYTCDVANEQGRSKKQIFLAVAAAYEEPELAIQTTCDSIILTFLSTLGFPQPTVLWRTKTGSDITNRSNTTMVLKEGGKHYEVVSEMVLKQSDPYNWTVTFEMRLELLNQTFSRSVSLRPLPDCCGTPVEPRNRLFLLVPLLAISLVVLACLTIVVFWYKNSLSHAPDVPLGTEPVAEEEESL
- the LOC133127514 gene encoding CD276 antigen-like isoform X1 gives rise to the protein MRLHEIHHRSKTQVNVKHLMFVLHLLTIVPVLHPEGLQEYPVYPVVAAPGSNITLSCFFPRIETDLLFNLIVVWVHGDDTVHSYYKATDNLEAQSPAYKGRSQLSPDQLAVGNASLRLTGVRASDHGMYTCDVANEQGRSKKQIFLAVAAAYEEPELAIQTTCDSIILTFLSTLGFPQPTVLWRTKTGSDITNRSNTTMVLKEGGKHYEVVSEMVLKQSDPYNWTVTFEMRLELLNQTFSRSVSLRPLPDCCGTPVEPRNRLFLLVPLLAISLVVLACLTIVVFWYKNSLSHAPDVPLGTEPVAEEEESL